The genomic DNA GCATCGCCGACGCCGGTGCCGATGCACTGGGTCTGGACTGGACGTGTGATTTGGGCGAAGCCCGCCAGCGCGTGGGCAACCGCGTGGCGCTGCAAGGCAACATGGACCCGACTGTGCTCTACGCCAAGCCGGAAGCGATCCGCAGCGAAGTCGGGCGCATCCTGGCCAGCTACGGCAAGGGCACCGGGCACGTGTTCAACCTCGGCCACGGCATTACACCGGAAGTGAACCCGGAGCATGCGGGCGCGTTCCTGCGAGCCGTGCACGAACTGTCCGCGCAATACCACGAATAACACGCAAAACAATGTGGGAGCTGGCTTGCCTGCGATGGCGATGGTGAATTCACCATTGCTATCGCAGGCAAGCCAGCTCCCACATTAAAGCAGGGCTGCTTCAGGCCTTCACTTCTCCCAGCGGCGCCAGCTTCGCCAGCTTCAACGCCACCAGTAACGCGCCGATCAGCAGCGCGATAATGAACCCGCCAATCCCGTTCCACCCGGCAAAGTGCCAGAAGAACCCGCCCGCCGTGCCTGCAATGCTCGATCCCACGTAATAGCAGAACAGATACAGCGACGACGCTTGGCCCTTGGCCTTCACCGCGCGCCGGCCGATCCAGCTGCTGGCCACCGAATGGGCGCCGAAGAAACCGAAGGTGAAGATCAGCATGCCCGGCACCACCAGCCACAGCGGCGTGAACAGGGTCAGCGCCATACCGGCAAGCATCAGCACAATGGTGCCCCACAACACGCGACGGCGGCCGAGGCGGTCGGCCAGGGAGCCGATCTTCGCCGAACTGTAGATGCCGGTCAGGTACACCAGCGAGAGCAGGCCGACCACGGCCTGGCTCATCCCGTAGGGTTGCGCCAGCAGGCGATAACCGATGTAGTTGAACATCGTGACAAAGGCGCCCATCAGCAGGAAACCTTCAAGGAACAACCAGGGCAGGCCCGCATCCTTGAAGTGCATGACAAACCCGTTCAGCAGGTTGCGCGGTTTGAGGCTGCTGGTGCGGAAGTTGCGCGATTCGGGGAGGACTTTCCAGAACACTGTCGCCGCGATCAGCGCCAGGGCGCCGATGATCAGCATCGCGGTGTGCCAGCTGACGAAGTCGATCAGCACGCCGATGATCAGGCGCCCGCTCATGCCGCCAATCGCGTTGCCGCCGATATAGAGCCCCATGGCCAGGCCGATATGCTGCGGGTGGATTTCTTCGCTCAAGTAAGTCATCGCCACCGCGGCCAGCCCGCTCAACGACAGGCCCACCAGTGCACGCATCAGCAAAATGCCTTCCCAGGTCGGCATCAAGCCGCTGGCGATGGTGGCCAGCGCTGCGCAGAACAGCGCGGCGACCATCACCGGTTTGCGCCCCAGCCGGTCGGAAATCGGCCCGGTAATCAGCAAACCCAGCGCCAGCATGGCGGTGGCAACCGACAGGATCAGACTGCTCTGCGCCGCATTGATCGAGAATTCATGAGAGAGCGCCGGCATCATCGGCTGCACGCAATACAGCAGGGCAAACGTGGCAAAACCGCCAGAGAACAGCGCCAGCACCGTGCGCATGAACATCGGCGTGCCTTTTTCGATGTACTCGTCATTGAGCTGGGCCACCACCTCATTCAAAGCGGTGGGCGGGACTTCTTGAGTGAATGGCGCGACAGCAGATTTCACGGGGACCTCGGGGAGGAAAAGCCTGCCAGGACTGGCACTGCAAAAAGAATATAGCTGGCTAATGATTCTTTCCAATATATTGTTCGACCTGTTTGATAGGTTTTGCGACCTAATGAGGCTTCAATGGAATTACGTCATTTGCGGTACTTCATCGCGGTCGCCGAAGAACTGCACTTCGGCCGCGCCGCGCAGGTGCTGGGCATTTCCCAGCCGCCCCTGAGCCAGCAGATTCAGGCCCTGGAGCAGGAGGTGGGCGCGCGGTTATTCGAGCGGACCAATCGTCGGGTCGAGTTGAGCGAGGCGGGGCGGCTGTTCCTGCACGAGGCGCGGTTGGTGCTGGCCCAGGTCGACAAGGCCTCCGATGTGGCACGCCGTGCGCAATTGGGTGAGTTGGGGGAACTGAAGATTGGCTTCACGTCGTCAGCGCCGTTCAATGCGAGCATTCCCCAGGCGATTTTTGCCTTTCGCCAGGCCTACCCGGCGGTGCACCTGAATTTGCAGGAAATGAGCAGCACCGAAGTCGCAGAGTCGCTGGTGGATGAGTCGATCCAGGTCGGCTTGATGCGTCCGCTGCCGTTGCCGGATTCGTTGAGTGTCATCGAGCTGATGCGCGAACCGTTGGTGGCCGTATTGAACGCGGGTCACCCGCTGGTCGAAGGCAGCGAGCGTGGCTTGCACCTGGAGCAGTTATCGGAGGAGCCGTTTGTATTCTTTCCGCGCAGCTATGGCAGCGGCCTCTACGCGCAATTGATCAACCTGGCCCGCGACGCCGGCTTCAGCCCGCGCTTCGCCCAGGAAGCCGGGGAAGCGATGACCATCATCGGCTTGGTGGCGGCGGGGCTCGGCGTGTCGGTGCTGCCGGCGTCGTACCAGCGCATTCGTATTGATGGCGTGGTGTACCGCACCTTGCTCGATCAAGAGGCGGTGACGGCGGTGTGGCTGGTGCAACGCAAGGGCGCGCAAATGCCGATGGCAGAGGCGTTTGTGGAGTTATTGACGCGAATCCATGTGGGAGCTGGCTTGCCTGCGATCGCATCACCTCGGTTCACCTGATCCACCGAGGCGCCCGCATCGCAGGCAAGCCAGCTCCCACAGGGGCCGATCAATTCATGCCATTACTGCGCAGTGCCGCCAAAATATCCCGATCCAGCATGCTCACCCAACGGTTGTAGTTGCGATGGATCTTGCCGTCCTTGTAGCCCAGGTCGCGGCTGTCGCGGTAGGTGATGGCGTAGCTGTTGCGGGTGTAGCGGATGTCGATGGCCGCATAGAACTGGCCGCGCACGGTGATTTCGGCCTGCACCAGTTGCGGGCTCAGGCGCTGCACGGACCATTCGCGTTTTTGCAGCGCGGTGACGATCACCTGTTTCATTTTCTCTTCGCTGGCTTGCGGGTTGGCCGCCAGCTCATGCTGGGTGTTGAGCACCGGTTTGCTGGTACAACCGGCGGTGGTCAGCAAGGCCAGGGTGATCAGGGTGGCGCGTAGCAGGGAA from Pseudomonas tolaasii NCPPB 2192 includes the following:
- a CDS encoding MFS transporter codes for the protein MKSAVAPFTQEVPPTALNEVVAQLNDEYIEKGTPMFMRTVLALFSGGFATFALLYCVQPMMPALSHEFSINAAQSSLILSVATAMLALGLLITGPISDRLGRKPVMVAALFCAALATIASGLMPTWEGILLMRALVGLSLSGLAAVAMTYLSEEIHPQHIGLAMGLYIGGNAIGGMSGRLIIGVLIDFVSWHTAMLIIGALALIAATVFWKVLPESRNFRTSSLKPRNLLNGFVMHFKDAGLPWLFLEGFLLMGAFVTMFNYIGYRLLAQPYGMSQAVVGLLSLVYLTGIYSSAKIGSLADRLGRRRVLWGTIVLMLAGMALTLFTPLWLVVPGMLIFTFGFFGAHSVASSWIGRRAVKAKGQASSLYLFCYYVGSSIAGTAGGFFWHFAGWNGIGGFIIALLIGALLVALKLAKLAPLGEVKA
- a CDS encoding LysR family transcriptional regulator, translated to MELRHLRYFIAVAEELHFGRAAQVLGISQPPLSQQIQALEQEVGARLFERTNRRVELSEAGRLFLHEARLVLAQVDKASDVARRAQLGELGELKIGFTSSAPFNASIPQAIFAFRQAYPAVHLNLQEMSSTEVAESLVDESIQVGLMRPLPLPDSLSVIELMREPLVAVLNAGHPLVEGSERGLHLEQLSEEPFVFFPRSYGSGLYAQLINLARDAGFSPRFAQEAGEAMTIIGLVAAGLGVSVLPASYQRIRIDGVVYRTLLDQEAVTAVWLVQRKGAQMPMAEAFVELLTRIHVGAGLPAIASPRFT